A window of Aurantibacillus circumpalustris genomic DNA:
TAAAAGCTCTTCCAGGTTAATTAAATCAATATTCCCATTTTTATCGCTTTTAACCCAACTTGCTTTTATTTTCCCTGCTTTTTCTAAAACTTTAATTGTATGTTCTACAGCATGATGTTCAATTTGACTCGAAATAACATGAGTGATACCATGCGTTTCAATACTTTGAGTAATGGCCATATTATCAGCTTCAGTTCCTCCAGAAGTGAAAAATATTTCTGCCGGTGTAACATTTAAGATTTTAGCAACCGTTTTTCGTGCAGTTTCAATTGAAGCTCTTGTCTTTCTTCCAAATGAGTGTATTGAAGAAGGATTCCCAAAATCTTCTGCCAATAATGGCATCATAGCTTTTAAAACCTCCTCGTCAAGACGGGTTGTTGCTGCGTTGTCTAAATACACTTTCATTCCAGATCGATCTAACTAATACTTGCTATTTTACGCTGCAAATTTAACGAAATCCTTTAATATATTGGAATTGTCGTTTTAACAAAAAAAGCAGGAAACTCTTCCTGCTTTTTAAATTTAAGACACTTTGAAATGGAAAACTATTGTTTTACCACCTTCACAATTTTTGTTGAATTTCCATTCTTAAGTTGAACAAAGTATATTCCTTTTGGTTGCTCATTCAAATTAATTGAATTTTTACCTTGGCTTAATTGTTGAGTTAAAACATTCTGACCTAAAGCATTAATAATGGTTATAGTCAGTCCGGCAGAAGTTTCAATCACAAACTCTCCAATATTTGGATTAGGATAAACGGCATATTGCCATGAACCAGTAACGAGTTTATTTAAATCAGTACACTCACTAACCAATATATTTACAGTGCCCGTTTCTGAACAGCCATTTGCATCAACGCCTGTAACCGTATAACTTGAAGAAACAATTGGTGTTACTATTACTGAAGCGTTAGTTGAACTTGTGTTCCAAGAATACGAAACAGCCCCGCTTGCGGTTAATTCAACATTTTCACCTAAACAAACAATTGATCTACTTGCCACGGCTGTAACTGTTGGCAATGGATTTACAGTAATTAAAACACTAGCTGTATTACTGCAAGTTCCGCTTGAACCGAGCACCGAGTAGGTTACATTACTTGTAGGTGAAACTGTAACAGCATTTGTTGCATCGCCAGTACTCCAATTATAGTTACTTGCCCCATTAGCGGTTAAGTTTAAAGTTCCTCCAAGACAAACGCTTGTATTACCACTTATTGTAACCGTTAGAATATTTACAACACTAACTGTTGCCACTCCAGCCAATGCAGATACACATCCTGCAGCACTGGTTCCAGTGACTGAGTAATTTGTTGTTACAGATGGGCAAATAACACTACTGCCTACAGACAAATAAGTATATGTGAAGGCACCACTTGGTGTTAAGGTGAAACAATTACCAGGACAAATTGCGCCGCTGATGACGTTAATTGTAGGAAGCACATTAACCGTTAAAGGATAAACTGTTTGATTAGAGCAGCCATTCAAATCCGTTCCTGTTACAGAATAAGTTGTATTTATAACAGGAGAAACAACTATTAAAGAATTTGTAGACGTTCCCCAGTTATAAGTATTAGCACCGAAGGCGGTTAATGTAGCTGATTCGCCAATACAAATTCCATTTGAAGCACTACCCACACTAATAATAGGCAATGGATTTACAGTTATAGTCATAATAACTGGAATAGTTGAAATACATCCTACGGAACTTGTTCCATACAAACTGTAGTTAGTTGTGCTACTTGGATTTAATGTAACCGATCCCAGCGCTGTAACGCTTGGAGCTGTCGAAAAATATGTATAGGATGCTGCACCGCTAACATTAGTGGTAAAAACATCTCCAATACAAATTGCACCACTCGTGGCTGATACAACAGGTAACGCAATGATAGTGACACTCAAATTAATTGGGCTTGAAGACACACAACCCAGCGCATTTTGACCGATTATTGAATAAACAGTATTACCTGTGGGACTAACAATCGCTCCTGTAGAACTGATCACCGTCCCCGGCTGAATAGTATAGTTTGTTCCTCCAGATGGGCTTATAGTATATGCTTTTCCTGCACAAACGGTGCCGCTATTAACTGATAAGGTTGGCAAAGCATTCACGGTCACATTTCCTGTAGCTGGAAACTGAGAAACACAACCAGCTGAACTCGTTCCTGAGAAAGTATAACTAGTGCTTGATGGAGGAGATGCGGTAAATGTAGTGCCTATTAACGGACCAGTCATGGTGTAGCTAACTGCTCCACTTGGGTTAAATGTGTGAATTCCTCCAAAACAAATTGATCCGCTATTAACAGCAACAACCGGCAATGAATAAACAGTAACTGCCGAAACCACCGTATTTGAGGAAATACAACCTAATGAACTAGTTCCGGAAACATTATAGTTTGTAGTCGAGCCAGGGGTAACAGTAAATGGTCCGGCACCATTTAAAACGCCTACAGTATAGGTTCCGGACGTACCTGCTCCAGAAGGAATAATAACAGCACTCTTATTCAAACACATTGTAGGGCTATTCACGGAAATTAATGGTAAAGTATATACGGTTACAGAAGCTATAGGTGTATTTGAGGAAATGCAACCAAAAGAACTTTCACCAACTACCGAATAACTTGTCGTAATTGCAGGGCTCACCACAAATGGACCAGCTCCAATTAACGCACCAATGGTGTAATTAGACGCTCCACTAGGAGAAAGTGTTGCGGAACCGCCAGCACACATTGTTCTACTGCTCATTGAAATAGACGGCAATGGGTTTACTGTTATGTTTGAAGTAGCTGTATTTGCAGAGACGCAGTTATTTCCGTCAGTTCCTGTAATTGTATAAAAAGTATTTGTTGTTGGTGACACAACAAATGAACCACCTGAAATCGTTGATGTGATAACACCAATTGGAGTAATCGTAAATGGGGTACCTGAACAAACAGTACCATTATTTACTCCTATTATAGGAAGTGCGTTCACGGTAACAGAAGCAGCTGGTGTGTTTGATGAGGCGCAACCAAGAGAACTATAACCCACAACCGTGTAGGTAGTATTAGAGGAAGGTGATACCTGAAAAGAATTTCCTTGCACAGAATAAGTTGAAGCTCCAGTAGGAACAATTGTAAAAAAGGAGCCTGCACATATGGGGCCACTATTCACGTTAATAGATGGTATAGCATTAATAGTGATCGTATTAATACTCAATGTACCAGTACCACATTCGTTGACAGAAGAAACTCCATATGTGTATGAACCTACTGCAACTCCAGATAAATTAGTTACAATATTTGCTATTGTGCTACCAGATGTTATTGAAGCACCCGAGGGTAAAGTCCATGCATAAGCGGTGGCGTTAGCAACAGCGCTTATACTAAAACTCTTGGCACTTGCATCCGAAAAACAGATTGAATTCGTGCTTGATGTTATGGCTCCAGGAGTAAGTGGTTTAGTACACACTTCTAATAATTGGGTATAAGCGGGGTAGTTTCCAGTAGCGAGAGAAAAATCAATTTTTTTTGTATAAACTGTCGTTGACATGTCGTATTCAAAAAGCACTCCTGAAGAATTTGTACCGCCTGTATTTGTAACTCCATATAACTTATTATTGGCTGCCCTAATTAAAGAACCGAGTGGCATCGAACCGTTCGAACCAGTCATGTCGTATTTTTTTGCGTAGGTATTTGATAAAACACTGTATTCAAAAATAACACCTAGATCATTTGCTCCACCTGCTTTTGTCATCCCATATAATACTCCAACTGTTGCGGTTGTAACAAGAGACCCAAAAGGATTAGCACCTATTGCTGCGCCGGTAGTTCCGCTAAAATCAATTTTTTTTGTGTAAGTATTTAATAAAGGGTCGTACTCAAAAATAACGCCTAAATTATTAAGCCCACCCGCCGAAGTCATTCCATATAATTTACCTGAAGATTCAACCAGAGAACCATAGGCACTGTAACCGCTCGCGGCCAACATATCTATTTTTTTTGTGTAAGTATTCGTAAGAGGATCAAATTCAAAAATAGCTCCTTGGCTATTTGCTCCACCATACTTAGCGATGCCATACAATTTACCGTTTGAAGAAAACTGGATCAGTGAACCATTCGGTTCGGCCCCGTTAGTTGCGCTAAAATCAACTCGTTTAGTTAAAATATTTGTTAAAACATCATAATCAAACAAGCTACCAGAGGAGGAAGAACCGCCGAGGGAGGTTACACCATAAAGTTTGCCATTGGTAGCTTCTAATAAGGAACCTGTTGGAGTATTTCCTGTAGTAGAAGTTAAGTCAACTTTTTTACTATACGTTTGTCCGGTCTTATTATATTCAAACAAAGCGCCAAGGTTGTTGGCGCCGCCGCCTGTTGTCATACCATAGAATTTACCGTTGCTTGCTTGAATTAAGTGCCCGCTTGGGTTTATGCCTTCAGATACATTAAAATCAATCTTTTTTGTGTAGGTATTACTACTTATGTTGTATTGAAAAATAACACCAACACCAAGAGTACCTCCACTAGAAGTTACACCATAAACTTTCCCAGTAGATACTTGTAGCAAGGAGCCATAAGGTTGGCCTCCAACTAGAGTCGTATTCGCTAAGTCAATTTTCTTTGTGTAGGTTGGCCCTGAGAGATCTAACTCAAAAATAACACCAGCTCCATTTGCACCTCCTAGCCTCGTCATTGCATATAACTTCCCATTAGCGGCAGCAACAAGATCTCCCGCTGGATTAGCACCACCCGTACCTGACAAATCAATAATTTTAGTGTAAGTATTAAAAGTATAATCGTATTTAAAAATAACACCACCCGCAGGAGATCCTGCGCCACCTACAAAAGTTAAACCATAAAGATTAGACCCAACAAGGATTAATGATCCCTGAGGATTTGACCCTGATGCGGTTGCTAAATCTATCTTTTTTGTATAAACATCATTTACATAGTCATATTCAAAAATAACACCTGCTCCATTAACACCACCAATAAAAGTCATACCGTAAAATAGATTTCCGTTCGCTTTCGTTAACTGACCAAACGGGCCGCTACCTGCAAAAGAGCCAGCATTTCCAGTAAAATCAACTTTTTTAGTATAAATGTTATTTACATAATCGTATTCAAAAATAACACCAATATTACCAGCTCCACCAAACTTAGTCATACCGTATAGTTTACCACTGCCTGGTGCAGATTCGATTAGCGCCCCATAAGGTTGACCTCCAATTGCACTGCCAGTAGTTCCTGTAAAATCAACTTTTTTTGTAAAAACATTCGTACTAATGTCATAC
This region includes:
- a CDS encoding choice-of-anchor tandem repeat GloVer-containing protein, with translation MKKLYQALTLALIFSSSIECTAQSEIWGLNANGVNGYGSIYTLPTGSTGLSAQYSFSGSVGASPQYSKLIEVPGGKLYGMTSAGGLNNAGVIYEYDTLTNNYAKKFDFSSNNGTAPNGSLVRASNGKLYGMTRLGGANNLGVIFEYDISTNVFTKKVDFTGTTGSAIGGQPYGALIESAPGSGKLYGMTKFGGAGNIGVIFEYDYVNNIYTKKVDFTGNAGSFAGSGPFGQLTKANGNLFYGMTFIGGVNGAGVIFEYDYVNDVYTKKIDLATASGSNPQGSLILVGSNLYGLTFVGGAGSPAGGVIFKYDYTFNTYTKIIDLSGTGGANPAGDLVAAANGKLYAMTRLGGANGAGVIFELDLSGPTYTKKIDLANTTLVGGQPYGSLLQVSTGKVYGVTSSGGTLGVGVIFQYNISSNTYTKKIDFNVSEGINPSGHLIQASNGKFYGMTTGGGANNLGALFEYNKTGQTYSKKVDLTSTTGNTPTGSLLEATNGKLYGVTSLGGSSSSGSLFDYDVLTNILTKRVDFSATNGAEPNGSLIQFSSNGKLYGIAKYGGANSQGAIFEFDPLTNTYTKKIDMLAASGYSAYGSLVESSGKLYGMTSAGGLNNLGVIFEYDPLLNTYTKKIDFSGTTGAAIGANPFGSLVTTATVGVLYGMTKAGGANDLGVIFEYSVLSNTYAKKYDMTGSNGSMPLGSLIRAANNKLYGVTNTGGTNSSGVLFEYDMSTTVYTKKIDFSLATGNYPAYTQLLEVCTKPLTPGAITSSTNSICFSDASAKSFSISAVANATAYAWTLPSGASITSGSTIANIVTNLSGVAVGSYTYGVSSVNECGTGTLSINTITINAIPSINVNSGPICAGSFFTIVPTGASTYSVQGNSFQVSPSSNTTYTVVGYSSLGCASSNTPAASVTVNALPIIGVNNGTVCSGTPFTITPIGVITSTISGGSFVVSPTTNTFYTITGTDGNNCVSANTATSNITVNPLPSISMSSRTMCAGGSATLSPSGASNYTIGALIGAGPFVVSPAITTSYSVVGESSFGCISSNTPIASVTVYTLPLISVNSPTMCLNKSAVIIPSGAGTSGTYTVGVLNGAGPFTVTPGSTTNYNVSGTSSLGCISSNTVVSAVTVYSLPVVAVNSGSICFGGIHTFNPSGAVSYTMTGPLIGTTFTASPPSSTSYTFSGTSSAGCVSQFPATGNVTVNALPTLSVNSGTVCAGKAYTISPSGGTNYTIQPGTVISSTGAIVSPTGNTVYSIIGQNALGCVSSSPINLSVTIIALPVVSATSGAICIGDVFTTNVSGAASYTYFSTAPSVTALGSVTLNPSSTTNYSLYGTSSVGCISTIPVIMTITVNPLPIISVGSASNGICIGESATLTAFGANTYNWGTSTNSLIVVSPVINTTYSVTGTDLNGCSNQTVYPLTVNVLPTINVISGAICPGNCFTLTPSGAFTYTYLSVGSSVICPSVTTNYSVTGTSAAGCVSALAGVATVSVVNILTVTISGNTSVCLGGTLNLTANGASNYNWSTGDATNAVTVSPTSNVTYSVLGSSGTCSNTASVLITVNPLPTVTAVASRSIVCLGENVELTASGAVSYSWNTSSTNASVIVTPIVSSSYTVTGVDANGCSETGTVNILVSECTDLNKLVTGSWQYAVYPNPNIGEFVIETSAGLTITIINALGQNVLTQQLSQGKNSINLNEQPKGIYFVQLKNGNSTKIVKVVKQ